In Cicer arietinum cultivar CDC Frontier isolate Library 1 chromosome 7, Cicar.CDCFrontier_v2.0, whole genome shotgun sequence, the genomic window TCAGGTAACTCTTTGACATGGAAAGGAATTTCAACACCTGGAATATTAACTGTTTCATAACATGATTCTAAGAATTTAGAGGTATTAGCAGATTGATCAAGATTTGGAAGAGtgagaaagaaagagaataaaACAGCTCCTGATGAAAAGAAAAGGTAAGATAAGAGATTGAATTGTTTAGCAACATCATGTGCATCAGTTGAAAACATGCTGAAGACTAATGCAATAAGGTGTGTTTTTGAAATGAGTGATTTCACTTCTTCAATGAGAAATGGAACTGAGTTTTTAACAATGAGTTTCATTTGTGTTGCAGGTTCAATTGGAAGGTCTTGTTGAATGTTGTTGAGTTGAGGAAGAACAGTGAAGTTCATGTTTGGTGGAAGAGTGTTTAAGATGGATTGCATGGAAGAAGATAAAGGACCAAATGTTGGAATGAGGAATGTGATGATGAATTCATTGTGTTTTTGGAGTAATAGTTTGGCAAATTCAACTAGTGGAATTAAATGGCTTAGTCCTGGTGAAGGAATCATAGCAATGCATCTTTTTTTCTCCATGATGAAAGACAAGATATATTTTGTAAGATGGATTCATATTTAGTGAACACTCTTTTATACAGAATTAATGTTCAAAACACTAACACACTTTCATGAATATTTCAAAGAAGACAACTGACCTGCCCTATAATTTACCATTATTTTGTGGAATAAGTGAAATGTGATGTAAGCGCTTGCGTATATAATTCTTGGTCATTGAAGTTATGTAGTGTAAGAGTTAAAAATCATATACTTCAATTAATATGTAGTTGGACTGCCAAATTCTTTAATTACATCATCAAAACCAATCCTTTTGATCATAACATTTAGAATTATTGGGTGATTCTCTTTTAGCCTCATTGTTTTTGGTGCAGGTACACTCCCCTACAGCAATTATAGTTTGCCCTGACTTACAAATTATACATACTTAAGCATTATTAGCCAAAacagtaataaattaattaactatcATAAAAGGTATGACCACTTTTCAAGTTTTCTTCTATTAtagattgtattttattttcatgcaGATCTAAAACAAGTCAATGACATAATTCAGATCAAACTTATATCTTAAATATCTCAGATCTTGTAAAGTTTAACTTGAGTTAACCTATTTCTACTTCTAAATACCGTCAATGATATCTTCTTGGCAaaccaattttataaaaattagttagtacaatataaaaatctaataaaTCTAAGTATATCATAAACTACTATCTAATATCTTGCATTTGGAAGGTACCCTTGATTTAACTAGAGAAAAGAAAAGTTTTACTtacattggatgagcatttaagATCTCTATTGATACTTGCTATTTTGAACTGGTGTAAAATATTTGCTACCATAGGGTCAGGCATAGGATTAATTAATATTCaagatcaaaattcaaatattaatataaaacgAAACAGTCATTTGGTTTTTTAAATACCTAAGATGCtactattataatattaaacgtatcgaaattaaatatatcattaaactctttttttattaataattttatgaattaaattgactaatgaaaaacacatttgaaaattaaattaactgatGAAGAAAAAACATGTTGCGAAAACGAAAATGACTATGAGATATTTTAGCTACTTGGTGAAGTTATATATGCCATCTCAGTGCTAAATCAGAAAGTGCCTTCTTAGAAGAACCATGTTCCCTTAGTGCATTAGCAGCAGAAACACTCAATTCTTTAATTCTGTTCTTTATTTCCAAACTTTCATCACCTTCCTTTATTCTCTTTATAGCTTTAACAACTTCATCTCTTTTCACTATCCCATTTTCATCATCAACTTTTGCCCTCACACCCACTTTTAACACATCAACAAGTTCTCTAGCATTCATTCTTTGTTCTGCAAACAATGGCCATGCAATCATAGGCACACCATTAACCACACTCTCCAAAGTTGAACTCCAACCACAATGACTCAAAAATCCACCAATTGATTCATGACCAAGAATCTCAACTTGTGGGGCCCATGATGGAACCACTAACCCTTTGTCTTTGGTTCTTTCCAAAAAACCATTTGGTAAATACTCCAATGGATCCTCTTTTTTTCCAACAAAATAAGCAGAACTAACATCATTACTTGGAACTCTCACAACCCACAAAAACTTGCAACCACTCAATTCTAATCCAAATGCTAATTCATTGAATTGTTCATGAGATAGGGTCCCACCACTCCcaaaacaaacataaataacAGAACTTGGTGGTTGATTCTCCAACCACTTTAAACACATCAAAAtgttatctttattattatttgactcTTTTCTAATGATGGGTCCCACAGGATAAACAAAAGGTTTCTTTTTTTCTTGAAGAACCCTTATGACCTCTGGTTCCAAATCAGTGAAAGTGTTGATTATAACACCATCAACTAATGAAAATTCTGTACACACTTCAAgaaataatttgtatacatcACTTGATCTTTCACATAAAAGTGGATCTGGAATATCTTTGATGTGATAAGGGATAACACTACCTGGAATATTCAAAGTTTCATAAGCTGATTCTAAGGACTTTACCTCAGAGGAAAGTTTTTCATCAAGATTTGGAAGAGTGTGAAGGAATGACAATGAAACAGCTCCTGAAGCATAGAAAATGTAAGAAGAAAGGTTGAATTGTTTAGCAACTTCATGTACATCAGTTGAAAATACACCAAAGACTAAAGAAACAAGGTGAGTTTTAGAAATGAGTGATTCCACTTCTTCAATGAGAAACGGAACAGAGTTTTTAACAATGAGTTTCATTTGTGATGCAGGTTCAAGATTTGGTGGAAGATTCTTTACTTGAGGAAGAAGAATAAAATCAATGTTTGGTGGAAGAGAATATAAAATGTCTTGCATGGAAGAGGATAATGGACCAAACGTGGGAACAAGGAATGTGACATGAAATTGAATATGGTTATGGACTAATAGTTTTGCAAATTCAACAAGTGGAATTAAATGGCTAAGTCCAGGACAAGGAACCATAGCAATGCATGTTTTTTTGTTCATGATGTTGTATATGTGTAATGATAGAAGTTAATTTGAGATAAGTGATTATGGTATATATTATAGACTAGAAGTAGAAAGATATATTTTGTGAAGTCCCtatttaatttagtttgttGAAGATGTGTGGTTCTATAACAAATAAGGGTCCATTTCAAGAATGAAAATTACGTGGCCTATAATTAACCAATAACTTAATATGCAacgtataattttattttatattaattataattttagtctctttatttttatctattaatgaaattaatgtcttattttaaaagttgatagtTTTGatctcttttttaaatttttgaactataaaaatgatgatttattatattttaaataatgtaccgtaaaatttcataatataaaattatttagatgcATTAGTTATTCATATGACattaatttaaatacaaaaataaataaataaatcaaagttgaaagttaagattttaaattatgttattacaattttatggatattaatcattttatatcatCGTATAATCTACCGTCTTATTTAAAgtatattatattgttattttttagttaaaaaatcataataaaaaatgaaaattgataaatttttaaattgagggatcgatttaataaattgataaaaataaaataaattaaactttttattttctatgGTGTATATATAAACGTGTCAAAATGGTAGATCTTTTGAACTTTAAATTAATCCATTTTTAGAaggaaaatattaaataatttattttcaaaaatgaatCATTCTTactttattgtaaaaaaaaaaaaaaaaaaaaaaaaaaaaaaaaaaaaaaatagccaACTTAATTTCTCATGTTCAACTCAATTTACTTACGAAACAAAAAAGAAATCTAATAAGAATTTAAAAAGGTTTAACTCACTAAATCAGAAAGAAAgtcaaaaagaaagaaagaaaaaacacctaaaagctaaaatcttaAGGTCTATTTTGAGTGTGGTGGTCACGTCTTCTTTTATGGTGTTATATGTTATATATTCTAGTATTTTGGAaggtctaaatttttttatataaattttaattattaaaaaaatgttgagtCAAACTAAACTTAAATATTTACTACTCGTTACAAAGCGGGTTGAACTGAATCAACCCATTTCTGAACTCTACTTATGTGTCTCATGGATCGGTTCAAATATAGTGCATATATGCACATAAAGTCTAGTCAATTATGGCTTAAGAAAAAATGTCATTATGTTCttagatatttttaatcatCGTGAAGATTGAATAATTGGTGAAGGGTTAAAATGACCGATTAAGATAAGAAAAAACTTACTCAAATttcttgataataatttttttatacttcaattctatttattattattataatcaaaagtaattaatctcatacatattaaaaattaataaataataattaatattcttaattttatataataaaaaaaacgtATTCTCAAAATTACTTTAATGATAATTATTACTCAAATgtattaaaaagttaataaaatatataacattttagaaataataacataaaataaggTAAAATTATACTTCATTGCAATGATTGAGTCATTTTCACCTTCTTTTAACTCACATTATAATTTCCAACACAACAAATATAGAAGTGATAATTAtgaatttcaatataaattataaaagaaattccATTCAAGATTgttcaaattcaatttaagtatatctatataaattcaatttacgtaaatttaactaaaatacatttatgttggatttgaaaatttgatgaattaaaGATAATCTGGtgaagtttatatttttaaaaattgttaggGGGTGTAACTTAGAATTTTGGGGGGTGAAACTAGAAATCTTctacatttatttataatttgttatgTTGCTGCAATTACTCTCATAGAGTGGTCGTTGTTTGGTTGTTGggggaaaagaaaagaaacacaTTTTCTGTCGCTTAGGAAGGAAAATTGAAGCTCAAGTAAAACCGCAAAGAGATTGTGATATCTATGGCAGGTGCTGAAGGATTTGTTGAATCTGATAATGCAGAAGCCATTATTACCAGAATTGAACACAAAACACGCAAGATCGAAAGCTTACTCAAACAGTTATTTCatttactctctctctctctctctctctttcttgtGTAATTTCATTTTTCTGATTAATCAAATCAATGCTGAACcttaatcaataattattaatttttatgctAATTTAGGTTTAAACCCGTGGAAGCCCTTAAAACTGCCCTTGAAGGTACCTATGCCATGACTAGTGATGAACGTTGCAAGGTGTTTCCCTTACCCCCTTtatctttttagtttttatttttacttttttaatatatttttgaagaaaaattgaTACTATTTTGTGTGTATTAGATTTGGGCTGTTAGAACTGAAACAGTGTTTTAGCTTTTGATTTTAAGTAATATGTTTCGGGAAAATTCTAAAATGGACTAGGTCCGGTGCTCCACCTTGATCAAGTActtgaaaaatgtttaaaattacAAGGATTgcaaacatctttttttttgttcatcttCATTTCTACGACTTAGATTATACTCAGATAAAAATAAAGGACAACAAATATGTATCTAGTATTGAATTGATATAAATCAAGTAATTGTTATCTATAAAGAGGGAGAGGGTTATGAGTTATTACTtctaatgatttttaaatattggtCCACGGTGAACCACTTATGAAGGTGGTCCACCTTAGAACTCACCTATATTTTGTCTAGCCAAAAAgactagtatttttttaaagaaaaaaaataagaaattattttcatactttaGAGTTTTGGTACAATTGGAGTTTTCAAATTACTTAAAGACCACAAGCTATTGATGTTGGGGAAACAAAACAGTGTTTTTTAAGCTGATTTCTACTAGTAATGACTAGTGTTTTTTAAGTTAAGATTTGTAATTTGTTGAATTCACAGCATATTTTTCATGTATCTTTATGGCAGTCGGCACATTGGATTGTTGTGCATAGAGCAATAATGGCTATAAAAGATGTGGATGGGATGCTTTCTTCCTTGGATCCTGAATACTATGATATCCTAATGAAGTGAGTGATCAGATATCTTGTTTCAATTCATTTTCACATGTCCTTTTTACTTGGATAGATTCTGATTCTTTTTGGATGCAAATTTGCTTGAATGATGGTAAAGTTTTGATAATCTGAGGTTTATAGTTAGTCATCGTTGTAGCTAGGATTCCCTGGTCCCTGCCACCTATAGTTGTGTTATCCTTTAAGCATTTGTTTCCTAGCCAAAGCCAGAACTGTAAAGGGAGCTTTGTCATCATTGCTATAACCTAATTTAGCAATGAAGTCAGCGCTCGCATTCCCTTCTCTATGCGAGTGAAGAAGAGACACTGCCCAATCTAAGTTCAACAACTTTGGCTATAACCAAAGCATAGCAGTGATTCTTGCTGGTAGGCTTAGTAATAATATCAATCACAGACTTGGAATCTGAATAGCAGCAAAGCTTACTACAACCAATGGTTCTAGCAAGCTTCAAGCCAAGAAAAATAGCCATAAGCTTAGCTTAAGGATTATTAGCAACACCTAAGAAACTGCTGAAGCCAGATTACCAACTCCCTGATGAGAAGGATTTGAAACAAGGAACTCAAAAAAGGAGTTATAGGTAAAAAATCCTGAGGATCTGAAATTCAAATAGCCACCCACACCTTTACTTTAGAAGTTCAATATAACCCTTAAAGTCCTCATTTCTGACTTGGGAGATTAAAAAAGGGTATTGATCTCTACAGAAATGGACTCTGTCTCTCCCCACCTTGTTATTACTTACCTCCATTCCTTAACCGTACTTCTCATTCTCGTCCACTAAGCACCTTGTGAAATGTAGCAAAACTAGCACATCTCCTATGTAGCCAATTCGATCTCTTTTAGTTGGTTGGTTATATATCAGATATCCCATCCTCAGCAGCAAACTCATCCAAGGCATCCAGTTTGCAATACGAACCTCACACATTATCAATAACCTCCTTTAGGGTAAAATCATGCTTATTCACTCATTTAGTCCTATAAGTAAAATCACTCAGTCAATCTCCTATAATCACTCGATATGTAGAATTATTGTGAACTGTTTCTTGGACTTTTCAGGTTGTGAATTTCATGATGCTTGATTGCTTCCCATTTATACCTAGTTCTCAAGTgcttaaaaattaacaaatattttgttcattatatGTCCATATGGCCTAGACAATGGTCTTGCATGGTAGAAAAGACAGACCCTCGTGAGTTGTGTTATCTTGCCTTGATAGAGAAATTACTTCCCAAGTAGCAATGCTTAAATTTTTTGAAGGAGAAATCTTACCTGATAACTCTGAACTGTTTGCTGCTGTATTTGCATGGCATTTATATGCTTGCAAGACCTCACCCTGCGTGTGTTTTTCATGCTCCAAGGAGACAACATAAAAAAAGAACCTTTAATCTTTTTTACTGTTGCAACTTGCAAGACTTGTTTGTGTTGAGTGTTGAGAAATTAGAATAAGAGAAGTATTGTTTTAAGACATGATGAGAGAATATGATAAGTATTGAAACATCGCAAACTAGAATTATATTATAGAATGCACTAATTCCTTCTTATAAAATACATGCATTTACTAGATTGCAGATCATGTTTGAGCAGTTGGTTTTCGTATTGGCTACTTTTGATTCAAATGGTCATATTTTACACTTTAGATCtctattttacaatattaaatgTGATGGACCCGGTGTGACGGGGTTTTTGTTGTGTCATTGCCAACAATTCTTACCATAGTATTAATACATTGGTACTCAAGTgatgaaaatttcattttgatttgCATTGTTTGGAGCAACCCTTAAGTTCTTAATCTCACAAGTAAATTCTCTCTAATATTGGTAGAAAAGGTAGACAATAAGGGGGGAAAATTAACGTGAcaatttatgttttcttttcatttgtaACCTAAAATAATTGCTATATTTGTTTGAATAAAATTTCAAAGGGTCTCTGATTTGTTTGATATAACagtcttctttttattttttagttgtaATTGTAGGAATTTGATGTTTTAAGACAGTTAAGCAAGTATGATTGATAATATAGTAGATAATTTATGGTTACTATAGTAGATAATCTATGATAT contains:
- the LOC101494364 gene encoding hydroquinone glucosyltransferase; translation: MNKKTCIAMVPCPGLSHLIPLVEFAKLLVHNHIQFHVTFLVPTFGPLSSSMQDILYSLPPNIDFILLPQVKNLPPNLEPASQMKLIVKNSVPFLIEEVESLISKTHLVSLVFGVFSTDVHEVAKQFNLSSYIFYASGAVSLSFLHTLPNLDEKLSSEVKSLESAYETLNIPGSVIPYHIKDIPDPLLCERSSDVYKLFLEVCTEFSLVDGVIINTFTDLEPEVIRVLQEKKKPFVYPVGPIIRKESNNNKDNILMCLKWLENQPPSSVIYVCFGSGGTLSHEQFNELAFGLELSGCKFLWVVRVPSNDVSSAYFVGKKEDPLEYLPNGFLERTKDKGLVVPSWAPQVEILGHESIGGFLSHCGWSSTLESVVNGVPMIAWPLFAEQRMNARELVDVLKVGVRAKVDDENGIVKRDEVVKAIKRIKEGDESLEIKNRIKELSVSAANALREHGSSKKALSDLALRWHI
- the LOC101494673 gene encoding actin-related protein 2/3 complex subunit 5A isoform X1 translates to MAGAEGFVESDNAEAIITRIEHKTRKIESLLKQFKPVEALKTALEGTYAMTSDERCKSAHWIVVHRAIMAIKDVDGMLSSLDPEYYDILMKYLYRGLATGDRPTCDQCLRIHEKLTERAGHGCILRFLTDTKLKPISSEDLLNGRNFQMG
- the LOC101494673 gene encoding actin-related protein 2/3 complex subunit 5A isoform X2, which gives rise to MAGAEGFVESDNAEAIITRIEHKTRKIESLLKQFKPVEALKTALEGTYAMTSDERCKSAHWIVVHRAIMAIKDVDGMLSSLDPEYYDILMKYLYRGLATGDRPTCDQCLRIHEKLTERAGHGCILRFLTDTVNTV